The Biomphalaria glabrata chromosome 13, xgBioGlab47.1, whole genome shotgun sequence sequence ccctttgttatacatttttctGATGTTCCTATAGAGTCGAAGATTTTAACATCTTAGCCAAACCTTCCATAGGACTGGTAGGAATCGCCTAAAGCAGGGTTCCAATCTGGAAACATGAAGAGACCAGTCCAGAACACATACCAtgtgaccaggcagccatattatgactcatttttataaaaaatcagATAATTTgagtaaaaaatattaacttttcttaataaaatatacaaattgtttatattttttccaGTACCGGTTTTTCAGTTATGTCCCTCCCCTCCCTAACCCCCCTTATTTTTTTCTGGCAGGGTGGGGCAATTATTTCTACTTCCCCCTAGCCATACCtctccagctctaatggttacctgataGGAATTTGTcacaattatttaaagaaagaatttgttttagaaaattaaGAATTCATAAGAAACTGTTAAGTAGAAATTGTGCAAATGAAATGAGTTTTGATCACTAATACATTTTACTTAGTCAGCTTTCCCCAGCCTTTTCTGAATCttagatttcttttttgtttaaatagctTTGGGCCTACACTACTCTTTCTACTGGTATGTCTAATTTGcttaaaatacacaaaattgagagtataggcctactttatttACCCTCTTTCTCCTTGAGATTTGGAAGAATAATTAAAGTTcggtaacaaaacaaagctttatTCAGGCATATTGAACAATAGTTTAGGTTTAACCATTTGTTATTTTCAGCTCAACAGTTAAGTCTTTTTGTCTCAAAAGCTGACACTGTTTGTTTTATTCTGTCTTAACAGCTGACACTGTGAAGGCCAGATGGCATAATCTactattagattattagaagAGTGTGGTCAGTAAACAAGATCCAGGTTTTTAAGAAGATGCCGTTTCTCAAGCAACACCTCATCAGGGAAGGTGGTGATCAGCCTGTGGCCTCTACAGAGAAGAGCTCCTTCAGCGTCAAGTCAGAGGTATTGAGCAGTGATGAGGAGTATGCAGACACAGTTGATAAAAAACCTTCGGACATAGGTCAAGCCAACATTAGTTTAGCAGATAATGGAGAACTGTACATAAAGGTTGAGGAGGAGGATTCACTCTTGCCGAAAGTTGATGATCAGCCTGTGGCCTCTACAGAGAAGAGCTCTTTTAGCGTCAAGTCAGAGGTATTGTGCAGTTATGAGGAGTATGCAGACACAATTGATAAGAATCCTTCGGACATAGGTCAATCCAACATGAGCTTAGCAGATGCCTATAAGAAGTCGAGGTTCCCATTAGTAACTTATGAGGACCACAATGACAAGGCTGATGTTGTGGAATTTAACTTGAAGGTCGAGGATGAGGATTCACTCTTGCTGGAAGGTGGTGACCATCCAGTGGCCTCTACAGAGAAGAGCTCCTTCAGCTCCTTTAAATGCACCATTTGTTCCAAAACCTTCCAACTCCAGAAATATCTCAATGCTCATTTAGAAACACACACCAGTGAACAAACGCATCAGACAGAGGACTTTAAATGCACCATTTGTTCCAAAACCTTCAAACTCCAGAGATATCTCAATGCTCATTTAGAAACACACACCAGTGAACAAACGCATCAGACAGAGGACTTTAAATGCACCATTTGTTCCAAAACCTTCCAACGCCAGAGATATCTCAAAACTCATTTAAAAATACACACCAGTGAACAAACGCATCAGACAGAGGACTTTAAATGCACCATTTGTTCCAAAACCTTCAAACTCCAGAGATATCTCAATGCTCATTTAGAAACACACACCAGTGAACAAACGCATCAGACAGAGGACTTTAAATGCACCATTTGTTCCAAAACCTTCCAACGCCAGAGATATCTCAAAACTCATTTAAAAATACACTCCAGTAAACAAAAGCATCCGACAGAGGACTTTAAATGCACCATTTGTTCCAAAACCTTCCAATTCCAGAGATATCTcaatgttcatttaaaaacacaCTCCACTGAACCAACAATGAAATGTGACCATTGCCAGCGATGCTTCAAAACAATTTACTCTCTCAAGaagcacttaaaaaaaaaaaatgtacatgaagAAACAACATTTCTTTGCAGCATTTGTGACAAACAGTTTCGCTCACACAGATATCTTACTAACCATTTGAAAAAACATGGTATTCTCAAGCCACACCTAATCCGGGAGGGTGGTGACCAGCCTGTGGCCTCCACAGAGAAAAGCTCCTTCAGCGTAGAGTCAGAGGTATTGAGCAGTGAGGAGGAGTACGCAGACACAATTGATATGAATCCTTCCGACATGGGTCAAGCCAACATGAGCTTAGCAGATGCCTATAAGAGGTCGAGGTTCCCATTAGTTACTTACGAGGACCACGATGACAAGGCTGATAATGAGGAACTTTACATGAATGTCGAGGAGGAGGATTCACTCTTGTTGGATGATCCTGACAACTCTGCGTCTGTCTCCTCATTTCAAATCCTGCCCATTGAATCATCACGTGACATAAAGGTCGAGAAGGAGGATTCACTCTTGCCAGATGATCCTGACAACTCTGCGTCTGTCTCCTCATTCCATATCCTGCCCCTCGAATCATCATGTGACATAAAGGTCGAGGAGGAGGATTCACTCTTGTCAGATGATCCTGACAACTCTGCGTCTGTCTCCTCATTCCAAATTCTGCCACTTGAATCATCATGTGTACTAAACAAATTAGTCTACCCTGTGTCTCGGATACgaaaggctgaaaaaaaaaagctaacctTTGACGTTAGTGAGGTAGATCCTGACCTAGAATATTTTAAAGGTTTCCTGTCGTTGGTCAAAGAACTGTCATCTAAAAGGAAACAAAAGCTTTTTGCCTCTTTTGCACAAGAGCTCTTCAGACATCTAGATGAGCAAGAGAAAGAGGAAACAGACTCCACAGATATATGAGACTTGTAAGTAAGTTACATGTTTGTTTTGATGTACATGTTTTGATTGGtcctttagaattgaagattattacatcataACATAAACCTTCTGTAGGATGGCAGCAGGCAAGAGTTAAAATGTGGGACCATCCAGATGACTTTCCATTGTGCATACCTCActgagtgtttgtgtgtgtttctatggtgatggtgggaagaggAAAGCAATCGGTTATGAATGGTGCAAGATAGGTGGCTTTGTCATCATTGATCTTAGCTAGGATAGACGACTTCACAATGTGAAAGGTTATTTAGTTGTAATGAGttaatttttgttcaaaaatattaTCACTTAAATCTAGTACATTAATTTTATCTCATATTAACTTGactttatctatattataataaacattatatttagttttctataaacgttatatttagttttcttcacaaagaagttactcATGTTATTTCAAGTTAATTAGTTAAgctataatacgcctacagcagtttagttgtcagTCTACCAGCATTTTGGCGCAACAAGTCAATGATTGTCAATAACAAAACCAGGCAGCAATCCACAGGCAACCGTAATTAGGCATTTGTTTATAGGAacctgtaattattttcctgtTTGTAGTATTGTAGGCTCCACCATGTTGGTACTTGTATGCCAGCATCTTATCTAAATACCTATAGCCCACTTGACACTTGAGCCCTTTTAAGAttcttattgtttttaaagctgAAAAATTCACATTCTGAATCATGCCAGAGCAACCATTGCAATGACCAACAAACTTTTATAGCTCCACGTAATGCCaagttttcatttaaatttatcaaCTTTAGCCTGATCCTAAAGAAAACAACAGAAGAAGCAATTATtccaaagccccccccccccccctccccaagaCTAAAACAAATGACTTTCTAACAGTAGTCCAAGGATTTCCTCATTCAGCAAACCTATACCTGGTAAGATTTTTAGCAATATGATCTTGTAGGGCTCAGTTAAAATTGTGCTAGGCAAGAgagtatattttatttactgtGAACTGCCTTCCATTCAATCTTAATGTGTTTTAGAAACAATtcggaaaaaaacatttttgctaCATTAGTTTGTCTGTTTGCCTGTTTTCTGTCTGTTATGtcttattttactttttgtcATCAGAACataatgaatattcacattgtaGGTCTGTTATCTTTTCATTTGACAATATTATGCTCTCATTTTACCTCTGTTatgttctctttttatttttgttttgttttcaatttccgtctgttatgtatttattttttacctcTGTTAAGttgtctttttagcggcccccgaaaggggaaaagacgctattagttttgtgtgaaatgtctgtccatctgtctgtccgtcccgtttagatctcgtaaactagaaaagatattgaaaattcgacatcacagtattttagaccattcaaagttctgacgcaacggtcccgggttcgaatcctggtgaagactgggattttcaactttggaatctttgggcacctctgagtccactcagctctaatgggtacctgacattagttggggaaaagtaaaggcggttggtcgttgtgctggctacataagatctgttaaccttctttctccattcttctcttgtcatttttctttgatagaatttcattatgatgttctttctgaaaatattgaagcctgcctgggtggaccacttcgggggccgattttgagtttgtgtttccacacaaactgtcttttgttaccttgttatttttttacttccgttgtaatttcttttttttttgttagctctattttgttttcattcacttctgctatgttttaatttttcttttgttatttttttctcctataatttctgttttttttttttatgaatcttATTACCACTgctattttcttattttgttctcatttcttctctgttatttttacattatatgtttgttatattatactaatgtctgttataatattctaattttatgtctgttatattatactaatgtctgttataatattctaattttatgtctgttataatattctaattttttgtctgttataatattctaattttattttgttataatattcgacttttattttgttataatattctcaaattttattttttgttttttcattctaAACATACCGGCAATctaccttttgtttttttcagagcCTGCATTGAGTGAATCTACACATCTGTCGTCTTCCACTGGCTTAAACATTGAAAGTGTAGGATGAATTTGTTGGATTAGTCATCCGTATTATACAGTcctaatacatacatacaaaatcCAAACAAAGTCCAATGTTGAACCAAGGAAATAAAATGCTGGCATCACTGTTACTGCATTACATTTTAGGTCCATGGAAAATATGCTTTATTTGTGAAGAGGAAACTTGACTCATTGGAAGTGGGTCTTGATGATATATAGAGAATTatattaatacaaaatctttagttATGGTAATAAGTTTTAAATTAAGTGGTTAGATAATTCAAAGGTCAAAGGTTAGGCTGTACCCACCATAATGTGCATGCTTTATGAGATTTTGatgaattattaaaaaaaaaacattacttttGTTATGATTATGCCAATACAAATTAATAGTGATattaatttatagattaattaattaatagtgaGCCTGCAAAACTACATTTTAAATCCCATTCTTGtgaaggattaatttttttttatacagctaagcttcaaaagaaaaacaataacttTTGCAAAACCATTAAAAGAGGTGCCTGCTTACTGGTTTTATATCATGACTTATTGCAGATTTGTAGCTTAGTGACTAATGTTACAGTTATGCAGCTGCATGTACTATTATGTACATAATAAAATTCTGTACATACTATtatgtatataataaaattgaagTTATTTATGAAATACcaagtgtgtgtttgtattgtttatgtatttagtCTTTAGTAAAGCTTTTACTCGGGTCTAATAATTAATATGCAATACACTCAATACAGTATTTCATGCggctacgcagtcccagctgctacctacatattttgccacttccagagcagacataaccattgttctGCTGTGATCGATTTAGGTTCTCATTCGTGTCTACATTTTTCATCTGTATTTGATTTCTTTTGGTCTGAATTGTGTATCCTGCAGCCTTGTAGTGTTATAAACGATAAATGTAGTCTAGAGGCTTAGTATTCTGTGTACAACTAACCATTAGGACTGCACTTAGTGTTTTAAGTTTATTGTGGCTAAAAATAGAGGTCATCCCTTTCTGTCAGTGGTGGACAAGGTTTTGTCTGACCAAGCTATTTGATTGCTGGGATTTTATCTTGTCAAGAGCAGTTTTAAAACGGAACGATACTAGTGGATTGATAATAAAGTTGATATACcaatgtgtatatataaatatactaaaTACAATAAACTAAAGCAAGACTACCATGATCATAGTTGATAatattttcaatgaaaaaaagcaacaaaaaaaaagctaaagtaTGGATGCCTaatttcatttcctttttttttttttgaggggttGAGTGTGTGTTGGAAACTCcctcaaattaaaaaaacaaaacaaaacacactagTCACCGAATTTGAAGAGCATAACCATAGTCGGTTATGAAGCTCAACCTctcttacaataataataaaaaaaaccctcACAAACAAAGCTaatatgaagtgtaattgtatcaattagttatcTGTCTTGTAATTAACTTTGTCATAGATGTAGACTGATAATattaaatctgtgtgattagaaatattatttaccaattgtttttgtttagagcgcATTTTCatgttttagctttctcagtttCCTAAGATCTTATCACTtgactggaccagttgggaatgggttgtggagaaagaaagagcttTGTGAATATCACAGTGAtcacttttaaaatacatttataaaattatttttttgaaaagtttAACAACCTGGATTTAAACTCGAGGGCTCTAGCCTCCTCAAGGAAGTTTTATGTGttatttggttatttttttaaatattgattcttgttttgtcaggtaaaagaaataagtgcgAAATATCAGCTTGATCCTTGATTGGGTGTGAGAAATAACATgaagaaacattttaccagacagaactgataaaagctttgtaaaaataaagcaTAACTACAGTTATCACTCTATTGCAGTTTTGGAGGGTTTAAGGTTTTCCTACTAGTCGATGGGCTCTACAAATAGAGTAAATCTACGAGGTTTCAAGCAACAGCCTCAGAAATAATAAAGCAAATAATAATCAACTCCTTTCCCTCCAAAAACATTGCACACATTGATCTGTATacctaccagtcgctggactcaaTACAGAAggtagaaaagaaaatatgtatTTGACCTGCTGAATAGCAAGATATTGCACTTTAGTCTTTAGACGTCTCAGAAAAAGCATTCTTGAAACTCAGAATGTAGGGAAAAGGTTCTGACACCTTGTGTGTGTTAGAAGAAAGAATACCGGAATTTTTACCCCCATTGCCTCAGAATTTGCATTTGAAATGATAAGGGACTTACTTCGTTAGTTCAAGCAAAACTGAACGTTCAAATTGTAATTATCGTGTTACCTCCCTTAATAAACACACCACCAAAATTTAATTGAAGGTATATTAATTAACGGAATATGCTTGCATTACTATTACTACTAATTCTCAAGAATTATAAGGTTtcccattttaaaaattattcttttataaagTTACGCACTTAAAATACAacttaatgttaatatagattGGCCTAAGTAAGATTTATTATAAGTAACAGCAATAAAGAAAGTGTAACTTCTCTTCTGTATTACACTAATAAAATCAAACCAAGAAATTTGaatgaattaatttaattatttaacaaCAGTTGTTTATCCAAACTATTGTAAACACACACGAAGGCCAGGAATGGggctggttgtcagaggctatttgagacgcatgccattaggaagcattttataggtagtgaaTTGcctacatccattaccacttccggcaatgacaaccttgcggaactgttctcactaacaggagaaggggcaaaggcgagtaactggcgccttaaccagtaagcttcgggcaggaggggctcgttagccatggagaaagaaaactctgaattcaaacctctgttgccttgtagctatacccaatcatgggaaaggtttcgggagtcaaccctgaggaaaaatcaggagctggcgaccctaaggcagtttgcagcacccagtgctacactctggcagaaccttcgacgccgctgaccccaaactgtatcggcactgccgttcgtttggatacatcagctgcgtggggtggggggaactgatgtgtgggcgacatcgttccgaccacaacttatgcccaggcattcatcccatttccatgagatgatccatagtcgcttcgcgactgaaggaggccatatgtAAACACATTGACAACTCATATAGcagacatttttcttttctttttttttttcatcagctaCACTTATTTGCAAGGCATTGTATAAACAGCTTTAAAGAATAGTACCTTTGTAGCCTCTGTTTCATGAGATTTCTTAGAGGAGAATCGGCCACCAGGTTCCTCCAGTTGAGTCTCTCCAAGTGTTCTGGATGAGTCTCACCAAGTGTTCCCACTTCTtgacttgcccatctgcttggtcTCTGCCATTCAAATCTCGGCGCCGCCTATTTGCTTGCGTTCACCACTTCTTCTTTCCTTGTGGGATCCAGGTGAAGCCATCTCGTTATGTCGTGATTCAGGCTTTGCGAAGGGTGTAGCTTATCCATCGACAGGGGTAGTAGTATTAGCCTCACGATGGTATTGAGCTTATTACGCCACTGGATACCCAGATATTTttcagctgatggaaggctgATCGAGCTTTACAGAGGCGGTTTGTTAGGTAGAACTGAGTTAAATAACTCAGTAGGTTTATCTTTAACATATATAGTTGGAGTGGGTTAATCTTATATTTATCATTAAGAAATATTAAGCATTGACGACAACAATAATTGCAACTATTATCTtcaaaatagttgttttttttaaatatttcgttCATATTTTATTCAATAAGCAATCTGTATAGAATTTACGATTGAAACATGGCACTTGAAACATATAGAGATGAAAGCAAAGGTGCAGTACattccaggactttttttttttattggagacTTTTTTATATAGTCCACTTGCCTCCTAGTCTTTTGGACTATTAGACtaccattccttttttttttttaaatcctttctTAAGGCatcaattgatttttttctttctgcgtcacatttctttttcctggaacATTTTGTAGTAATAACTTTTtgctaacaaaacaaaaattatttgtttcaagTCAATTTAAAGTGTCTTATACATTGAATCATAGGCTATCAATAGTTTCTCTTATCCACCagacccagtggcgtagctagggtgggggagaaggggggagaattttaaaatacccCCCGTCCCCCatttgaggggggcccccaaatgagtgttttttttaaattaaatattatgcaaaatgcaggggctccaaagaggtcaagcccgccgggcccccaaatgatggcaaattcctagctacgcccctgaccAGACGCATCTCTAGTTTCTTGTATCCGAAAAACCAAATCTCTAGCTTCTCTCACCAGACCACATCTCTCGCTTCTCTTATCCACAAAATCACATCTCTCGTTTCTCTTATCCACAAAATCACATCTCTCGTTTCTTTTACCCACCAAACCACATCTCTAGTTTCACTTATCCACAAAACCACATCTCTAGTGTCTCTTATCCACAAAACCACATCTCTAGTTTCTTGTATCCACCAAACCACATCTCTAGTTTCTCTCACCAGACCACATCTCTCTCTTCGCTTATCCACAAAACCACATCTCTAGTTTCTTGTATCCACCAAACCACATCTCTAGTTTATTGTATCCACCAAACCACATCTCTAGTTTCTTGGATCCACCAAACCACATCTCTAGTTTCTTTTATCCACCAAACCACATCTCTAGTTTCTTTTATCCACCAAACCACATCTCTAGTTTCTTTTATCCACCAAACCACATCTCTAGTTTCTTTTATCCACCAAACCACATCTCTAGTTTCTTTTATCCACCAAACCACATCTCTAGTTTCTTTTATCCACCAAACCACATCTCTAGTTTCTCTTATTCACAAAACCACATCTCTAGTTTCTTGTATCCACCAAACCACATCTCTAGTTTCTTTTATCCACCAAACCACATCTCTACTGTGTTCATCAAATCATGTGCAATTTTGTTTGTAACATCTAGTCTTTCAAATAATTAACAAACGCTTTTATTTTCTCCACGGGTTAAGGTTTAAACTTAAAGCAATCCTATTAATCCCAATCCTATGAATACATCTTTAAAGTCACAGCTGACAACTGACAACCTCCCATttcaacctttaaaaaaaacccaaaaccAATGAAGCTTTTACTCTAATCAAACCATTAGTCGTGCTTAAATATTCTGTTTCGACTTTGACAACTCTTGACCTCATGTATTATTCCAAGtcttaaaacattttctcaAAGAGGGCTTCTCTTACGTGAAGATCATTAATCCGGTTAATTATCAATGCCCTCACGGCTCTCTGGGCTACGAGTACCAGGCCTCAACGATGGAACCAAGCCTCTCTATCGACAGGTTAAAATGTACAACGCGGTaatcctctttctctctatctgcGCTATATTTATCTCATTAGCGTAATTACATAGTCAACTTTGAGACGCTTGAGAGGTTATCATGGATTATGTTAAGGCACGATCAAAAGGCCAGTTTGACCTATATCCACACCACCCCTCTCCCTCCGTTTCCAACACCTGGgcgaaaaaaagattttaaatcgGATTTGAAGACCCCTGAGTTTACCTAATTCTAATCGGTACCGTACCTGACTtacgttgggggggggggggggaaaggcagttagtcgttgtgctggccatagtaggccataaaaacagatgacctgacATCGcaaggtaggcctactttactTGGTAGATAACAATTTTGTTGTCATCCTTTCTCTTTGTCGCTATAAAGAAAGTTGTTgcttttttgtctgtctgtctaatgcaaagtttgaacacgttatttctcccacacccaatctcgtctcaaaatgaaactttgcacTAGTATTCATTGGCGCacacaatacacgaatcaataaaattaataacgaattaataaattaattactggttattaattatttagtttgatacaggggcggactggctatatgggcattcgggcaaattcccggtgggccggtacccgaATGGGCTTGTAGGGCACCTAAAGGGCCTCATGGATTGAGGTCttataatattatcttataaaagtgACTTTTTCGTGTTCAAATAATCttttacagtgtaatactactTTTATCtagcacatttttgttttcgaaCTAATGTACTAGCCTACACCTGTAGACAAGAatcgtggtggctgagtggtaaagcgtttggctttcgAATCCTAGTGTGACTgtggtttttaatttcgggatccatctagctctaatgggtacctgacattattcgGGGGAAAAAGTGAAGACTGTTGGTCGTTTTCGGCACAATGATAGGGCATACTCCACAGTCCATAGATCGCGATTAACTTACACAcatacttgtttgtttgttttatatgtttcggatgtcccatcagagttgaagataattacttcctagtccaaacctcccgcaggacgacgggggatgggagcgggcagggtttgaacccgggaccatcaataaatctgaatgacagtccaacgtacaaaccgcacgaccaggcagccatcctgcctTGTAGGTTTCATCCGTTTATCTTATATtatgaatatataaaaattgagggccggaaaaaaaaagaaattcccgGGCCGATTTAGACACCCAGCCCACCCCTAGTTTGATACCATTAAAGGAAATTAAACCTTCAGTGTGGATAAACATgtcgggttttgtccccttgaataaatatacacattatttctcgcACAACCATTCTCGGCTCAAGTTGAAACAGCTTTAAATGatcatttattgtacctaaaaaaaaacataaattaataaaaacacaattaactaataagtcaattaattattggtaaataattttttgtttggtatcgaaaaagggaaataacttctacattaatgAGTAATAAAAAAGTAGGTGTTGAGTTatcccccttagataagctttttt is a genomic window containing:
- the LOC106058825 gene encoding zinc finger protein 12-like encodes the protein MPFLKQHLIREGGDQPVASTEKSSFSVKSEVLSSDEEYADTVDKKPSDIGQANISLADNGELYIKVEEEDSLLPKVDDQPVASTEKSSFSVKSEVLCSYEEYADTIDKNPSDIGQSNMSLADAYKKSRFPLVTYEDHNDKADVVEFNLKVEDEDSLLLEGGDHPVASTEKSSFSSFKCTICSKTFQLQKYLNAHLETHTSEQTHQTEDFKCTICSKTFKLQRYLNAHLETHTSEQTHQTEDFKCTICSKTFQRQRYLKTHLKIHTSEQTHQTEDFKCTICSKTFKLQRYLNAHLETHTSEQTHQTEDFKCTICSKTFQRQRYLKTHLKIHSSKQKHPTEDFKCTICSKTFQFQRYLNVHLKTHSTEPTMKCDHCQRCFKTIYSLKKHLKKKNVHEETTFLCSICDKQFRSHRYLTNHLKKHGILKPHLIREGGDQPVASTEKSSFSVESEVLSSEEEYADTIDMNPSDMGQANMSLADAYKRSRFPLVTYEDHDDKADNEELYMNVEEEDSLLLDDPDNSASVSSFQILPIESSRDIKVEKEDSLLPDDPDNSASVSSFHILPLESSCDIKVEEEDSLLSDDPDNSASVSSFQILPLESSCVLNKLVYPVSRIRKAEKKKLTFDVSEVDPDLEYFKGFLSLVKELSSKRKQKLFASFAQELFRHLDEQEKEETDSTDI